The Micromonospora sp. NBC_00421 genome contains a region encoding:
- a CDS encoding beta-L-arabinofuranosidase domain-containing protein translates to MSPSLNRRQLLQAAGATALVSATGGTLLGATPAAAALVVPPARADLGVAAYPFELGQVRLTAGRLLDNQNRTLSYLRFVDVDRMLRNFRANHRLGTNNAASNGGWDAPTFPFRTHMQGHFLTAWAQAYAVLGDTTCRDKANYMVAELAKCQANNGAAGFTAGYLSGFPESDFSALEARTLSNGNVPYYCIHKTLIGLLDVWRYIGNTQARSVLLALAGWVDTRTSRLSYNQMQSMLETEFGGMNEALTDIYQYTGDGRWLTVAQRFDHAGVFNPLAANSDQLNGKHANTQVPKWIGAAREFKATGTTRYRDIASNAWNMTVNAHTYVIGGNSQAEHFRPPNAIAGYLSNDTCEHCNTHNMLKLTRELWLLDPNRVAYFDYYERALLNHVVGAQNPADGHGHVTYFTPLKPGGRRGVGPAWGGGTFSTDYNSFWCCQGTGIEANTKLMDSIYFYNDTTLTVNLFVPSVLTWSQRGITVTQSTTYPASDTSTLTLDGTMSGSWSIRVRIPAWATGATIAVNGETQSVSTNPGSYATVTRTWAAGDTITVRLPMKVVVQQANDNANVGALTYGPAVLAGNYGNTALSALPSLNVSSVTRTSTSTLAFTATANGSTVNLGPFYDAHGFNYTVYWNTTGGSNGGGSSRLVNVGSGLVLGIQNMSTADGGLALQWGDSGTADHNWVVVTDGDAVRFRNVNSGKVLGVENMSTADNARVLQWADNGTADHRWVLLNQGDGTYKIRNVNSGKLLGILNGSTAQGAQAVQDSDNGSADNRWRLVANQ, encoded by the coding sequence ATGTCCCCGTCCCTCAACCGACGTCAACTCCTGCAGGCCGCGGGCGCCACCGCGCTCGTCTCCGCCACCGGCGGCACCCTCCTCGGCGCGACGCCGGCCGCCGCAGCGCTGGTGGTCCCCCCAGCCCGGGCGGACCTCGGTGTCGCCGCGTACCCGTTCGAACTGGGTCAGGTCCGGCTGACCGCAGGCCGGCTGCTGGACAACCAGAACCGGACGCTGAGCTACCTGCGGTTCGTCGATGTCGACCGGATGCTCCGCAACTTCCGGGCCAACCACCGGCTCGGCACCAACAACGCCGCCTCCAACGGTGGCTGGGACGCGCCGACGTTCCCGTTCCGCACCCACATGCAGGGGCACTTCCTGACCGCCTGGGCCCAGGCCTACGCGGTGCTGGGCGACACCACCTGCCGGGACAAGGCGAACTACATGGTGGCCGAGCTGGCCAAGTGCCAGGCCAACAACGGCGCCGCCGGGTTCACCGCCGGCTACCTGTCCGGTTTCCCGGAGTCCGACTTCTCGGCGCTGGAGGCCCGGACGCTGTCCAACGGCAACGTCCCCTACTACTGCATCCACAAGACCCTCATCGGGCTGCTCGACGTGTGGCGCTACATCGGCAACACCCAGGCCCGCTCGGTGCTGCTGGCGTTGGCCGGCTGGGTAGACACCCGCACCTCGCGGCTGAGCTACAACCAGATGCAGTCGATGCTCGAGACCGAGTTCGGTGGCATGAACGAGGCGCTTACCGACATCTACCAGTACACCGGCGACGGGCGCTGGCTCACAGTCGCCCAGCGCTTCGACCACGCAGGCGTGTTCAACCCGCTCGCCGCCAACTCCGACCAGCTCAACGGCAAGCACGCCAACACCCAGGTGCCCAAGTGGATCGGCGCGGCGCGGGAGTTCAAGGCGACCGGCACCACCCGGTACCGCGACATCGCCAGCAACGCGTGGAACATGACGGTCAACGCGCACACCTACGTCATCGGCGGCAACAGCCAGGCCGAGCACTTCCGGCCGCCGAACGCGATCGCCGGCTACCTGAGCAACGACACCTGCGAGCACTGCAACACCCACAACATGCTCAAGCTGACCCGGGAGCTGTGGCTGCTCGACCCGAACCGGGTCGCGTACTTCGACTACTACGAGCGCGCCCTGCTCAACCACGTCGTCGGCGCGCAGAACCCGGCCGACGGCCACGGCCACGTCACCTACTTCACCCCGCTCAAGCCGGGTGGACGCCGGGGGGTCGGCCCGGCCTGGGGCGGCGGCACCTTCAGCACCGACTACAACTCGTTCTGGTGCTGTCAGGGCACCGGCATCGAGGCGAACACCAAGCTGATGGACTCGATCTACTTCTACAACGACACCACGCTGACGGTGAACCTGTTCGTGCCGTCGGTGCTGACCTGGTCGCAGCGCGGGATCACGGTCACCCAGAGCACCACCTACCCGGCCAGCGACACCAGCACGCTCACCCTCGACGGCACGATGAGCGGCTCGTGGAGCATCCGGGTCCGGATTCCGGCCTGGGCCACCGGCGCGACGATCGCCGTCAACGGCGAGACGCAGAGCGTCTCCACCAACCCCGGCAGCTACGCCACGGTCACCCGCACCTGGGCGGCCGGCGACACCATCACCGTCCGACTGCCGATGAAGGTCGTCGTGCAGCAGGCCAACGACAACGCCAACGTCGGCGCCCTCACCTACGGCCCGGCGGTGCTGGCCGGCAACTACGGCAACACCGCCCTGAGCGCCCTGCCGTCGCTCAACGTCTCGTCGGTCACCCGGACCAGCACCAGCACGCTGGCGTTCACCGCCACCGCGAACGGGTCCACGGTCAACCTCGGGCCGTTCTACGACGCCCACGGCTTCAACTACACGGTCTACTGGAACACCACCGGCGGCAGCAACGGCGGCGGCAGTTCGCGTCTGGTCAACGTCGGCAGTGGCCTGGTCCTCGGCATCCAGAACATGTCCACCGCCGACGGTGGGCTCGCCCTCCAGTGGGGCGACTCCGGCACCGCCGACCACAACTGGGTGGTGGTGACCGACGGCGACGCGGTCCGGTTCCGCAACGTCAACAGCGGCAAGGTCCTCGGCGTCGAGAACATGTCCACCGCCGACAACGCCCGCGTCCTGCAGTGGGCGGACAACGGCACCGCCGACCACCGCTGGGTCCTGCTGAACCAGGGCGACGGCACCTACAAGATCCGCAACGTCAACAGCGGCAAGTTGCTCGGCATCCTCAACGGCTCGACCGCGCAGGGCGCGCAGGCCGTGCAGGACTCCGACAACGGAAGCGCCGACAACCGGTGGCGGCTGGTCGCCAACCAGTAG
- a CDS encoding family 43 glycosylhydrolase has translation MVAMGEVPIVGRRRRGWWSRAVAALLTLLVGGGLVVVEATGAAAATVDTNAWYVLVNRNSGKALDVYNRATNDGARITQWTRGDGTNQQWQFVDSGGGYYRLKARHSGKVLDVSNLSTADGAAIVQWTDGNGTNQQFRLADSADGYVRLLNRNSGKAVEVQNASTADGGNIVQYGDWGGTNQQWQLVRVDGGTTPTPTATPTATPTTPPASGSFTNPVVWQDFADVDIIRVGDAFYMSASTMHYSPGAPILRSYDLVNWEFAGHSVPKLDFGAKYDMSGGRAYVNGIWASTLNYRPSNRTYYWAGCIDFAKTYIYTAAAVDGAWNQHSTINKCYYDAGMLVDDNDTMYVAYGNTQISVAQLSADGKSEVRSQQVFSTPSSVGTLEGARFYKRNGSYYIFLTRPANGQYILKSSSPFGPYEMRQVLLNMPGPISGGGVPHQGGLVQTAAGQWYYMSFVDAYPGGRVPALAPITWTADGWPQIQTVNGGWGASYPNPLPTRPVKPLTGTDTFSGSTLGPQWEWNHNPDNTKWSVSNGLRLQTATVTNDLYGARNTVTHRIQGPTSTATVELDYSALRDGDRSGLAMLRNSSAWIGVRRDNGATRVSMTNNLTMDGSWRTTNTGTEIASAPVSGGRIWLRATADIRPGSGRQARFSYSTDGTNFTSLGNALTLDSNWQFFMGYRFAIFNYATQALGGTSTVRQFTLSTP, from the coding sequence ATGGTAGCCATGGGTGAGGTCCCGATCGTGGGACGGCGGCGACGCGGCTGGTGGTCGCGGGCCGTCGCCGCCCTGTTGACGCTGCTGGTCGGCGGTGGGCTCGTCGTGGTCGAGGCGACCGGGGCCGCCGCGGCGACGGTGGACACCAACGCCTGGTACGTGTTGGTGAACCGCAACAGCGGCAAGGCGTTGGACGTGTACAACCGGGCCACCAACGACGGCGCGCGGATCACCCAGTGGACGCGCGGTGACGGCACCAACCAGCAGTGGCAGTTCGTCGACTCCGGCGGGGGCTACTACCGGTTGAAGGCACGACACTCGGGCAAGGTCCTCGACGTCTCCAACCTCTCCACCGCCGACGGCGCGGCGATCGTGCAGTGGACCGACGGTAACGGCACCAACCAGCAGTTCCGGTTGGCCGACTCGGCCGACGGCTACGTCCGGTTGCTCAACCGCAACAGCGGCAAGGCGGTAGAGGTGCAGAACGCCTCCACCGCCGACGGCGGGAACATCGTCCAGTACGGCGACTGGGGCGGCACCAACCAGCAGTGGCAGCTCGTCCGCGTCGACGGCGGCACCACCCCCACGCCCACCGCCACCCCGACCGCCACCCCGACCACGCCGCCCGCGAGCGGCTCGTTCACCAACCCGGTCGTGTGGCAGGACTTCGCCGACGTCGACATCATCCGGGTCGGCGACGCGTTCTACATGTCCGCCTCGACCATGCACTACTCGCCGGGCGCCCCGATCCTGCGCTCGTACGACCTGGTGAACTGGGAGTTCGCCGGGCACTCGGTGCCCAAGCTGGACTTCGGCGCGAAGTACGACATGTCAGGCGGCCGGGCGTACGTCAACGGGATCTGGGCGTCGACGCTGAACTACCGCCCGAGCAACCGCACCTACTACTGGGCCGGCTGCATCGACTTCGCCAAGACCTACATCTACACCGCCGCCGCGGTCGACGGGGCCTGGAACCAGCACTCCACCATCAACAAGTGCTACTACGACGCCGGCATGCTGGTGGACGACAACGACACCATGTACGTCGCCTACGGCAACACCCAGATCAGCGTGGCGCAGCTGTCCGCGGACGGCAAGAGCGAGGTCCGCAGCCAGCAGGTGTTCTCCACCCCGTCGAGCGTGGGCACCCTGGAGGGGGCCCGGTTCTACAAGCGCAACGGCAGCTACTACATCTTCCTCACCCGGCCCGCCAACGGGCAGTACATCCTGAAGTCGTCGAGCCCGTTCGGCCCGTACGAGATGCGTCAGGTGCTGCTCAACATGCCCGGTCCGATCTCCGGTGGCGGCGTGCCGCACCAGGGCGGCCTGGTGCAGACCGCCGCCGGGCAGTGGTACTACATGTCCTTCGTCGACGCCTACCCCGGTGGGCGGGTGCCCGCGCTGGCCCCGATCACCTGGACCGCCGACGGCTGGCCGCAGATCCAGACGGTCAACGGCGGCTGGGGCGCGTCGTACCCGAACCCGCTGCCCACCCGGCCGGTCAAGCCGCTGACCGGCACCGACACCTTCAGCGGCAGCACCCTCGGCCCGCAGTGGGAGTGGAACCACAACCCGGACAACACCAAGTGGTCGGTCAGCAACGGCCTGCGGTTGCAGACCGCGACGGTGACCAACGACCTCTACGGCGCCCGGAACACGGTGACCCACCGGATCCAGGGGCCGACCTCCACCGCCACCGTCGAACTCGACTACTCGGCACTGCGCGACGGCGACCGGAGCGGGTTGGCGATGCTGCGCAACTCGTCGGCCTGGATCGGCGTCCGGCGCGACAACGGGGCCACCCGGGTGTCGATGACGAACAACCTCACCATGGACGGCAGTTGGCGGACCACGAACACCGGTACGGAGATCGCCTCCGCCCCGGTGAGCGGGGGCAGGATCTGGTTGCGGGCCACCGCCGACATCCGACCCGGGTCCGGCCGCCAGGCGCGGTTCTCCTACAGCACCGACGGCACCAACTTCACCTCGTTGGGCAACGCGCTCACCCTGGACAGCAACTGGCAGTTCTTCATGGGCTACCGGTTCGCCATCTTCAACTACGCCACCCAGGCTCTCGGTGGCACCAGCACGGTCCGCCAGTTCACGCTCAGCACGCCCTGA
- the mmsB gene encoding multiple monosaccharide ABC transporter permease: protein MTSVKTSSPPSPPPADKSPGVALHAGTSDLRALIMNNLRQSGIYVALVVIVGFFAVLTDGVSLSPGNITNIVLQYSYILVLAIGMVIIIIGGHIDLSVGSVVALTGAVSAVLVIREGFPWWVGVLAAVAVGVAVGAWHGFWVAYAGIPAFIVTLAGMLLFRGLTLRVLDNISLSPFPADYQQVAAGFLNGLLGGDGFDAFTLLIGVVAVAGYAVSGFRTRVARIRYQQPVESFPLFVARVVLVGAVIMYFAWQLAHARGLPIVLIILAALVLVYGLLTRRTVFGRQVYAIGGNLSAATLSGVKVRTVNFWMFVNMGFLAAVAGVIYSSRSNGAQPAAGNMFELDAIAAAFIGGAAVTGGVGTVVGAVVGGLIMAVMSNGMQLMGVDQSIQSVVKGLVLLVAVAFDVYNKRRAGSSR from the coding sequence ATGACCAGCGTCAAGACCTCATCGCCGCCGTCCCCGCCGCCGGCCGACAAGAGCCCGGGCGTCGCCCTGCACGCCGGCACCAGCGACCTGCGCGCGCTGATCATGAACAACCTGCGGCAGAGCGGCATCTACGTCGCACTCGTCGTCATCGTCGGGTTCTTCGCCGTGCTCACCGACGGGGTGTCGCTGAGCCCCGGCAACATCACCAACATCGTCCTCCAGTACTCCTACATCCTGGTGCTGGCGATCGGCATGGTGATCATCATCATCGGCGGGCACATCGACCTGTCGGTGGGCTCGGTGGTCGCCCTCACCGGGGCGGTCTCCGCCGTGCTGGTCATCCGGGAGGGCTTCCCGTGGTGGGTCGGCGTCCTGGCCGCGGTGGCGGTGGGCGTCGCGGTCGGCGCGTGGCACGGCTTCTGGGTGGCGTACGCCGGCATCCCGGCCTTCATCGTGACGCTCGCCGGCATGCTGCTGTTCCGCGGCCTGACCCTGCGGGTGCTCGACAACATCTCGCTCTCCCCGTTCCCCGCCGACTACCAGCAGGTCGCGGCCGGTTTCCTCAACGGGCTGCTCGGCGGGGACGGTTTCGACGCCTTCACCCTGCTGATCGGCGTCGTCGCGGTGGCCGGGTACGCGGTGAGCGGTTTCCGGACCCGGGTGGCCCGGATCCGCTACCAGCAGCCGGTGGAGTCGTTCCCGCTGTTCGTCGCCCGGGTGGTGCTGGTGGGCGCGGTCATCATGTACTTCGCCTGGCAGTTGGCGCACGCCCGGGGCCTGCCGATCGTGCTGATCATCCTGGCCGCGCTGGTGCTGGTCTACGGCCTGCTCACCCGGCGTACGGTCTTCGGCCGGCAGGTCTACGCGATCGGCGGTAACCTCTCGGCGGCGACCCTCTCCGGGGTCAAGGTGCGGACGGTCAACTTCTGGATGTTCGTCAACATGGGCTTCCTGGCGGCGGTGGCCGGGGTGATCTACTCCTCGCGCTCCAACGGCGCCCAGCCCGCCGCCGGCAACATGTTCGAGCTCGACGCGATCGCCGCCGCGTTCATCGGCGGCGCGGCGGTCACCGGTGGGGTCGGCACCGTGGTGGGAGCGGTGGTCGGTGGTCTGATCATGGCGGTGATGAGCAACGGCATGCAGCTGATGGGCGTCGACCAGTCGATCCAGTCCGTGGTGAAGGGCCTTGTGCTGCTCGTCGCGGTGGCCTTCGACGTCTACAACAAGCGCCGCGCCGGCTCCTCCCGCTGA
- the mmsA gene encoding multiple monosaccharide ABC transporter ATP-binding protein — protein sequence MDDTILEMRRITKTFPGVTALADVSLAVRRGEIHAICGENGAGKSTLMKVLSGVHPTGSYDGEIVLDGKPVHFRGIRDSESHGVVIIHQELALVPHLSIAENIFLGNERRGPGGLIDWNRANAEAAELLASVGLHENPVTPVIQLGVGKQQLVEIAKALSKKVRLLILDEPTAALNDIDSAHLLDLLRRLRDQGITCILISHKLNEVTAIADSTTVIRDGRTVETLSLASGEVTQERIIRGMVGRDLDSFYPDRVSSPGEEVLRIENWSVRHPTQDRLVVDGASLDVRAGEVVGIAGLMGAGRTELAMSVFGRSYGRDIRGRLFVRGREVRARTVAEAIEHGIAYVTEDRKRFGLNLIDDVRRNVSAAALGRLARLGWVNGNEEIKVAEQSRREMNIKTTSVMAVVGKLSGGNQQKVVLSKWLFTNPDVLILDEPTRGIDVGAKFEIYTIVNRLVAEGKAVILISSELPELLGMCDRIYTLAAGRITGQVPVAEATQENLMDLMTKDKERVG from the coding sequence ATGGACGACACCATCCTCGAGATGCGACGCATCACGAAGACCTTCCCCGGGGTGACCGCGCTGGCGGACGTCTCCCTCGCGGTGCGCCGGGGGGAGATCCACGCCATCTGCGGCGAGAACGGCGCCGGCAAGTCCACCCTGATGAAGGTGCTCTCCGGGGTGCACCCGACCGGCTCGTACGACGGCGAGATCGTGCTGGACGGCAAGCCGGTGCACTTCCGGGGCATCCGCGACAGCGAGTCCCACGGCGTCGTCATCATCCACCAGGAACTCGCCCTGGTGCCGCACCTCTCGATCGCCGAGAACATCTTCCTCGGCAACGAGCGGCGCGGGCCGGGCGGCCTGATCGACTGGAACCGGGCCAATGCCGAGGCCGCCGAGCTGCTGGCCTCGGTGGGCCTGCACGAGAACCCGGTAACCCCGGTCATCCAACTCGGCGTCGGCAAACAGCAGCTGGTCGAGATCGCCAAGGCGTTGTCCAAGAAGGTCCGGCTGCTCATCCTGGACGAGCCGACCGCCGCGCTCAACGACATCGACTCGGCGCACCTGCTCGACCTGCTGCGCCGGCTGCGGGACCAGGGCATCACCTGCATCCTGATCTCGCACAAGCTCAACGAGGTCACCGCGATCGCCGACTCGACCACTGTCATCCGGGACGGGCGTACCGTCGAGACGCTCTCCCTGGCCTCCGGGGAGGTCACCCAGGAGCGGATCATCCGGGGGATGGTCGGTCGCGACCTGGACAGCTTCTACCCCGACCGGGTCTCGTCGCCCGGGGAGGAGGTGCTGCGCATCGAGAACTGGAGCGTGCGGCACCCCACCCAGGACCGGCTCGTCGTCGACGGCGCAAGCCTGGACGTCCGCGCCGGTGAGGTGGTCGGCATCGCCGGGCTGATGGGCGCCGGGCGGACCGAGTTGGCGATGAGCGTCTTCGGCCGGTCGTACGGCCGGGACATCCGGGGCCGGCTGTTCGTCCGTGGCCGGGAGGTCCGGGCGCGCACCGTCGCGGAGGCCATCGAGCACGGCATCGCCTACGTCACCGAGGACCGCAAGCGGTTCGGCCTCAACCTCATCGACGACGTACGGCGCAACGTCTCCGCCGCCGCGCTGGGCCGGCTCGCCCGCCTCGGCTGGGTCAACGGCAACGAGGAGATCAAGGTCGCCGAGCAGAGCCGGCGCGAGATGAACATCAAGACGACGAGCGTGATGGCCGTGGTGGGCAAGCTCTCCGGCGGCAACCAGCAGAAGGTCGTGCTGTCGAAGTGGCTGTTCACCAACCCGGACGTGCTGATCCTCGACGAGCCGACCCGGGGGATCGACGTCGGCGCGAAGTTCGAGATCTACACGATCGTCAACCGGCTCGTCGCCGAGGGCAAGGCGGTGATCCTGATCTCCTCGGAGCTGCCGGAGCTGCTCGGCATGTGCGACCGCATCTACACCCTCGCCGCCGGCCGGATCACCGGCCAGGTGCCGGTGGCCGAGGCGACCCAGGAGAACCTCATGGATCTGATGACGAAGGACAAGGAGCGCGTGGGATGA
- the chvE gene encoding multiple monosaccharide ABC transporter substrate-binding protein, whose protein sequence is MRRKFLVALGGAALAFSLAACSGGGAGSSGDTSDKKPADLTIGVSMPTQTSERWIADGKAVKEKLEAKGYKVDLQYAGDDIPTQSQQVDQMITQGADVLIIAAIDGTALSGQLDAAATAKIPVISYDRLLLGNKNVDFYVSFDNYKVGVAQATALLVGLGLQTKDGAKGTATGPFNVELFAGSLDDNNTQYFFGGAMDTLKPFIESGTLKVKSGQTRIEQAAILRWQQETAQQRMENLLTSTYNDGTVVNGVLSPYDGISRGIITALQNAGYGKGAKKLPVVTGQDAEIASIKLINDGVQSSTVFKDTRLLAEQAVIAAEAFLKDKQPEANDTKTYNNKIKVVPAYLLPIETVFKDDIQKVVIDSGYWSAEEVAAGQAKK, encoded by the coding sequence GTGCGCAGGAAATTCCTGGTCGCGCTCGGCGGCGCGGCATTGGCGTTCAGCCTGGCCGCGTGCAGTGGCGGGGGAGCGGGCAGCAGCGGTGACACCAGCGACAAGAAGCCCGCCGACCTGACCATCGGCGTCTCCATGCCGACGCAGACCTCGGAGCGGTGGATCGCCGACGGCAAGGCGGTGAAGGAGAAGCTGGAGGCCAAGGGCTACAAGGTCGACCTCCAGTACGCCGGTGACGACATCCCCACCCAGTCCCAGCAGGTCGACCAGATGATCACGCAGGGCGCGGACGTCCTCATCATCGCGGCCATCGACGGCACCGCGCTCAGCGGCCAGCTGGACGCCGCCGCCACCGCGAAGATCCCGGTCATCTCGTACGACCGGCTGCTCCTGGGCAACAAGAACGTCGACTTCTACGTCAGCTTCGACAACTACAAGGTCGGGGTGGCCCAGGCGACCGCCCTGCTGGTCGGGCTCGGCCTGCAGACCAAGGACGGCGCGAAGGGCACCGCGACCGGCCCGTTCAACGTCGAACTGTTCGCCGGCTCGCTCGACGACAACAACACCCAGTACTTCTTCGGCGGGGCGATGGACACCCTCAAGCCGTTCATCGAGAGCGGCACGCTGAAGGTGAAGTCCGGTCAGACCCGGATCGAGCAGGCGGCGATCCTGCGCTGGCAGCAGGAGACCGCGCAGCAGCGGATGGAGAACCTGCTCACCTCCACCTACAACGACGGCACGGTGGTCAACGGGGTGCTGTCGCCGTACGACGGGATCTCCCGGGGCATCATCACCGCCCTGCAGAACGCCGGCTACGGCAAGGGCGCGAAGAAGCTGCCCGTGGTGACCGGCCAGGACGCCGAGATCGCCTCGATCAAGCTGATCAACGACGGGGTGCAGAGCTCCACCGTCTTCAAGGACACCCGGCTCCTCGCCGAGCAGGCCGTCATCGCGGCCGAGGCGTTCCTCAAGGACAAGCAGCCCGAGGCCAACGACACCAAGACCTACAACAACAAGATCAAGGTCGTTCCGGCGTACCTGCTGCCGATCGAGACCGTCTTCAAGGACGACATCCAGAAGGTGGTGATCGACTCCGGTTACTGGTCGGCCGAAGAGGTCGCCGCCGGTCAGGCCAAGAAGTAA
- a CDS encoding serine hydrolase domain-containing protein, translating to MATQPQIHGDADERFGRVADVFRDNFTTRGEVGAAVTVYLRGRRVVDLHGGTADPRTGRPWTAHTPVTVFSCTKGILAICAYLLVQQGRLDLDAPVTRYWPEFGQHGKEDIPVRWLLTHQSGLPALDRPLTLDEVLAWDPVIKAIEAQAPLWRPGTAHSYHAMTYGWLIGEVIHRITGQLPGAFFQDALATPLGLRTWLGLPAVERDSVAWNIAPPPDPEPFVDPVADRGITMGGAFAFPADDAGLVSFNDPAIRAAGIPGAGAVSTADGLARLYAACVSPVAGPPVLDTASVDDATVVRSRGQQRHGPPDTGQRWGSGFLLHSPPARPLLGERSFGHDGAGGNLAFGDDAHQVGFGYVVNQMRGMGDERANLLTAALRSCLDD from the coding sequence GTGGCCACGCAGCCGCAGATCCACGGCGACGCCGACGAACGCTTCGGGCGGGTGGCCGACGTCTTCCGCGACAACTTCACCACCCGGGGGGAGGTCGGCGCAGCGGTCACCGTCTACCTGCGGGGGCGTCGGGTCGTCGACCTGCACGGCGGGACGGCCGACCCCCGCACCGGCAGGCCCTGGACGGCGCACACCCCGGTCACCGTCTTCTCCTGCACCAAGGGCATCCTGGCGATCTGCGCCTACCTGCTGGTGCAGCAGGGCCGGCTCGACCTGGACGCGCCGGTCACCCGTTACTGGCCCGAGTTCGGCCAGCACGGCAAGGAAGACATCCCGGTGCGTTGGCTGCTCACCCACCAGTCCGGCCTGCCCGCGCTCGACCGCCCGCTGACCCTCGACGAGGTGCTCGCCTGGGATCCGGTGATCAAGGCGATCGAGGCGCAGGCCCCGCTCTGGCGCCCGGGTACGGCGCACAGCTACCACGCGATGACGTACGGCTGGCTGATCGGTGAGGTGATCCACCGGATCACCGGCCAGTTGCCCGGCGCGTTCTTCCAGGACGCCCTGGCGACGCCGCTGGGTCTGCGGACCTGGCTCGGCCTGCCGGCCGTCGAACGCGACTCGGTCGCCTGGAACATCGCCCCGCCGCCCGACCCGGAGCCGTTCGTCGACCCGGTGGCCGACCGGGGGATCACCATGGGAGGCGCGTTCGCGTTCCCCGCCGACGACGCCGGCCTGGTCAGCTTCAACGATCCGGCCATCCGGGCCGCCGGCATCCCGGGCGCGGGCGCGGTGAGCACGGCCGACGGCCTGGCCCGCCTCTACGCGGCCTGCGTGTCGCCGGTGGCGGGGCCGCCCGTGCTCGACACCGCGTCGGTGGACGACGCGACTGTGGTGCGGTCCCGGGGGCAGCAACGGCACGGCCCGCCGGACACCGGCCAGCGCTGGGGCAGCGGCTTCCTGCTGCACTCCCCACCGGCCCGGCCGCTGCTCGGCGAGCGCAGCTTCGGACACGACGGCGCGGGCGGCAACCTCGCCTTCGGCGACGACGCCCACCAGGTCGGTTTCGGTTACGTGGTGAACCAGATGCGGGGCATGGGCGACGAGCGCGCCAACCTGCTGACCGCCGCCCTACGCTCCTGCCTGGACGACTGA
- a CDS encoding carbohydrate ABC transporter permease: MNLSRRENLTGRVFLIVLILVTLLPFVSMLSAALQPRGTVPSGLAWPSDPQWGNFADAFTVANMGALLRSSLLIVAGVVPVSVLIATMAGFGLGQLRVPGGRIVFGLLLLGLTLPFEAVVTPLYYQMQDLGLLNTRWAIILPLIGLYMPFAVFWMRAHFSNVPVELSEAARVDGSTTWQLFWRVQVPLARPAIASLTILMFLWTWNQFLLAIVLVDDPAKRTMAGALGAFQGQWGTDLVLLCAGSLLILTPTLIVFLIFQRQFIKALIQGSLKG, translated from the coding sequence ATGAACCTCAGCCGGCGTGAGAACCTGACCGGCCGGGTCTTCCTGATCGTCCTGATCCTGGTCACCCTGCTGCCGTTCGTCAGCATGCTCTCCGCGGCGCTGCAACCGCGCGGCACCGTGCCCAGCGGCCTGGCCTGGCCGTCGGACCCGCAGTGGGGCAACTTCGCCGACGCCTTCACGGTGGCGAACATGGGCGCGCTGCTGCGTTCCAGCCTGCTCATCGTGGCCGGCGTGGTGCCGGTCTCGGTGCTGATCGCCACCATGGCCGGGTTCGGGCTGGGCCAGCTGCGGGTCCCGGGTGGCCGGATCGTGTTCGGTCTGCTGCTGCTCGGGCTGACCCTGCCGTTCGAGGCGGTGGTCACCCCGCTCTACTACCAGATGCAGGATCTCGGTCTGCTCAACACCAGGTGGGCGATCATCCTGCCGCTGATCGGCCTCTACATGCCGTTCGCGGTGTTCTGGATGCGGGCGCACTTCAGCAACGTGCCGGTGGAGCTGTCCGAGGCGGCCCGGGTGGACGGCAGCACCACCTGGCAGCTCTTCTGGCGGGTCCAGGTGCCGCTCGCCCGACCGGCCATCGCGTCGCTGACCATCCTGATGTTCCTCTGGACGTGGAACCAGTTCCTGCTGGCCATCGTCCTGGTCGACGACCCGGCCAAGCGCACGATGGCGGGCGCGCTCGGCGCGTTCCAGGGTCAGTGGGGCACCGACCTGGTGCTGCTGTGCGCCGGATCGCTGCTGATCCTCACCCCGACCCTGATCGTCTTCCTGATCTTCCAGCGTCAGTTCATCAAGGCCCTGATCCAGGGCTCACTGAAGGGATAG